A single Oryza brachyantha chromosome 8, ObraRS2, whole genome shotgun sequence DNA region contains:
- the LOC102700261 gene encoding probable 2-oxoglutarate-dependent dioxygenase SLC1 has protein sequence MAIIDLVNAGEQQQAQAGAGKRAAAGEEVDDTREYYCRRGVRHLCDSGITRLPGNYVLPASDRPAPVAAVGSVVKLPVVDLSRLRIPSERAAVLRTLDAACREYGFFQVVNHGVGDEVVGGMLDVARRFFELPQAERERYMSPDVRAPVRYGTSFNQVKDAVLCWRDFLKLACMPLSTVSQYWPTSPADLREVASAYAEANQRLFAEIMEAALEALGVGVASGSGSGAAVMEDLAAGTQMMTVNCYPECPQPELTLGMPPHSDYGFLTLVLQDQVAGLQVMHAGDWLTVDPLPGSFVVNVGDHLEIFSNGRYRSVLHRVRVNSRRLRVSVASFHSVAAERVVAPAPELIDERHPRRYMDTDLATFVAYLASAAGNHKSFLHSRSLY, from the exons ATGGCGATCATTGACTTGGTCAATGCcggagagcagcagcaggcacAGGCGGGGGCCGGGaagagagcggcggcgggcgaggagGTGGACGACACCCGCGAGTACTACTGCCGGAGAGGCGTCAGGCACCTGTGCGACAGCGGCATTACCAGGCTGCCCGGCAACTACGTCCTGCCGGCCTCCGACCGCCCAGCCCCGGTAGCCGCCGTGGGCTCCGTCGTCAAGCTCCCCGTCGTCGACCTGTCGCGCCTTCGCATCCCCTCcgagcgcgccgccgtgctccgGACACTCGACGCCGCCTGCCGCGAATACGGCTTCTTCCAG GTGGTGAaccacggcgtcggcgacgaggtggTGGGCGGCATGCTGGACGTGGCGCGGCGCTTCTTCGAGCTGCCGCAGGCGGAGCGGGAGCGGTACATGTCGCCGGACGTGCGGGCGCCGGTCCGGTACGGCACCAGCTTCAACCAGGTGAAGGACGCCGTGCTCTGCTGGCGCGACTTCCTCAAGCTGGCCTGCATGCCGCTCTCCACCGTCTCCCAGTACTGGCCCACCTCGCCGGCCGACCTGCGGGAGGTGGCGTCGGCCTACGCGGAGGCGAACCAGCGGTTGTTCGCGGAGATCAtggaggcggcgctggaggcGCTGGGCGTGGGCGTCGCGTCGGGCTCGGGCTCCGGCGCGGCCGTGATGGAGGACCTGGCGGCGGGGACGCAGATGATGACGGTGAACTGCTACCCGGAGTGCCCGCAGCCGGAGCTGACGCTGGGGATGCCGCCGCACTCGGACTACGGCTTCCTCACCCTCGTGCTCCAGGACCAGGTGGCGGGCCTCCAGGTGATGCACGCCGGCGACTGGCTCACCGTCGACCCACTCCCGGGCTCCTTCGTCGTCAACGTCGGCGACCACTTGGAG ATATTTAGCAACGGAAGGTACAGGAGCGTGCTGCACAGGGTGAGGGTGAACTCTCGGCGGCTGAGGGTGTCGGTGGCGTCGTTCCAcagcgtggcggcggagcgggtggtggcgccggcgccggagctgaTCGACGAgcgccacccgcgccgctACATGGACACCGACCTGGCCACCTTCGTCGCCtacctcgcctccgccgccggcaaccACAAGTCCTTCCTCCACTCCAGGAGCCTCTACTga
- the LOC102699980 gene encoding protein HESO1-like, translating into MAAAASPPVPSKADAPSRPDHYPRPPSLAISGESKALCKRAESCKLKSEALSINPALLPTLEDLLIEIYATLRPKPDDYEQRHLMIGVFNKIAEEIFGKRKGFPVVEAFGSFTMDLFTPKSDLDLSINFNADFDSQFARKDKISVIRKLAKVLHAHQRNGRCHGVLPVVTAKVPVLKVIDKGTGVECDISVENKDGMSRSVIFKLISSIDERLQILCYLMKFWAKAHDVNCPRDRTMSSMTIISLVAFHLQTRRPPLLPAFSALLKDGSDFTSIQKNVSLFEGFGSRNKESVAELFVSLMSKLLSVEGLWEQGLCASNFEGSWIFKTWERGIGNLSVEDFLDRSQNFARAVGKMEMQRICECIRVAVLNLNNFFRGKIDAPKLKSLLFEPLHQDKLSRTYGPKRAIKRKINSTYGPENNTKQQKKAKHVGPENNQKQQPKVKHTVNSGPSVSRSATDLHRPTTLVPHIPQVLPIQPISQLAHVPQLLVDPRLAYGLPPQHHLHSDPLYSQGLLGQQQGHFINLNPGIQLQQQAQHVFVPLLAQQPAMNTFHPYDFQLAQQIQHNEHIMRQMMPYGTYPYYRR; encoded by the exons ATGGCCGCTGCCGCTTCTCCTCCTGTCCCGTCCAAAGCCGACGCTCCGTCGCGGCCCGACCACTACCCCAG GCCGCCCAGCTTGGCAATCTCAGGGGAATCAAAAG CATTATGCAAGCGTGCAGAGAGTTGCAAGTTGAAGTCAGAAGCACTCTCGATCAATCCTGCTTTGCTTCCAACTCTTGAGGATTTACTTATTGAAATATATGCAACATTGCGCCCAAAGCCTGATGACTATGAGCAGCGGCATTTGATGATCGGTGTCTTCAATAAAATAGCAGAAGAGATCTTTG GTAAAAGGAAGGGGTTTCCAGTTGTGGAAGCATTTGGATCATTTACCATGGATCTATTTACTCCCAAAAGTGACCTTGATCTCTCTATTAACTTTAATGCTGATTTTGATAGTCAATTTGCTCGCAAGGACAAGATTTCTGTTATTCGGAAGCTTGCAAAAGTTCTACATGCTCATCAGA GGAATGGTCGTTGTCATGGGGTTTTACCTGTTGTAACTGCTAAAGTTCCTGTACTGAAGGTTATTGATAAGGGAACTGGGGTTGAGTGTGATATTTCAGTTGAGAACAAAGATGGCATGTCAAGATCAGTGATATTTAAACTTATTTCATCCATTGATGAAAGACTTCAGATATTATGTTATCTG ATGAAATTCTGGGCAAAGGCACATGATGTTAACTGCCCCAGAGACCGAACAATGAGCTCAATGACGATTATCTCTTTAGTTGCTTTCCATTTACAG ACAAGGCGCCCTCCATTATTACCTGCATTTTCTGCCTTGTTGAAAG ATGGTTCAGACTTTACAAGTATTCAGAAAAATGTCTCGCTGTTTGAGGGGTTTGGGAGCAGAAATAAAGAATCAGTTGCTGAGCTTTTTGTGTCACTTATGAGTAAA CTACTGTCAGTGGAGGGTTTATGGGAGCAAGGGCTCTGCGCTAGCAATTTCGAAGGGTCATGGATCTTTAAGACCTGGGAAAGAGGAATCGGTAACTTGAGT GTTGAGGACTTCTTGGACCGATCTCAGAATTTCGCCAGAGCAGTAGGCAAGATGGAGATGCAGAGAATCTGTGAATGCATAAGGGTCGCTGTTTTGAATTTGAACAATTTCTTCAGGGGTAAAATTGATGCACCGAAGCTGAAGTCCCTTTTGTTTGAGCCTCTTCATCAGGATAAGCTTAGCCGTACCTACGGTCCGAAACGTGCTATCAAGAGGAAGATCAACTCAACGTATGGCCCAGAAAATAACACAAAGCAGCAAAAGAAAGCGAAGCATGTTGGCCCAGAAAACAACCAGAAGCAACAACCGAAAGTGAAGCATACTGTAAATTCTGGGCCGTCTGTTAGTAGATCTGCCACTGATTTACACCGTCCTACCACACTTGTGCCTCATATACCTCAAGTACTGCCCATCCAACCAATTAGTCAGCTTGCACACGTACCTCAACTTTTGGTTGACCCTAGGTTGGCTTATGGGTTGCCACCACAACATCATTTGCATTCAGATCCCCTTTATAGTCAGGGGTTACTAGGTCAACAGCAGGGTCATTTCATCAACTTGAATCCTGGAATCCAACTGCAACAGCAAGCCCAACATGTGTTTGTCCCTTTACTAGCACAACAACCTGCGATGAATACCTTTCACCCCTATGATTTCCAGTTGGCGCAGCAGATTCAGCATAACGAGCATATAATGAGGCAAATGATGCCTTATGGAACCTACCCATATTATAGGAGATGA